The window taaaaggaaataataataaatggaatgcattttttaaaatatttaaattggcAAGtgctaatttaatttattaaaatgaaaaaaaaaaaaataaaataaaaaggaaaggtGGAgtccagaagaaaaaaaagaaagtggctctctctttctctagaCTACGCTCACGCATAGGCGGAGCCAACCTCGCGCTTGGCAATAAGCATCTCATTCCTTGTTTGTTCTTCGGAAAAACACACCATTCGAGAACACCTGCACTTCTTTTCTGCCATTACCAATTCCGGCaacctctttcttctttcagtCCAATCTGTTCCTATTCCGATGCCGattcttgtttctttattttaaccTCCGCCGGTTTGATTATCGTCAGATACGACTTTCTCCGACgattttttttgctttttttctctctctctctgccgTTTTTGTTTCTGGCTTTTTGAAGTGACTTCTACTATGGAAGAAATGTACGGTTTGCAATCGACGGCGGAGTATTCTGATAAGGCGTTGATGTCACCGGAGAATCTGATTCTGCCTCCGGATTATCAGAGCCTACTGGTTAGTTCTGGAGAGTTTCGCGATCGGATTCCGGTGTTTGGATCCAACGAACTGCTTTCGGCGGCGGCTTCGGTCATATCGGAAGCTGAAGCAGCGTCGATCACGATGGAAATTCAATGTGAAGAAGATATGGTGAACGTGATCAAAGCTAAAATTTCTTCTCATCCTACTTATCCTCGATTGCTCGACGCCTATATTGACTGCCAAAAGGTGAACCGGTAGCTCTCTTTCTCTATCAGCCAGAGGAAAATAAAACGCCGGCGGTTCACTGCGCAGTTTCTCGCACTGTGCTTTGAGTTTTTGACACAGACGCCTTACGAAAATTCTAAATCCTGAATCCTAatcctctcttcttctttcttaattattattatttttttttctcgttctTGTAACTGGAGAACAAATGCTTTCTCAGCTTTAAATGTTTCCGCAGACGCTGTCAACGAAGACGTAACTAGGATAGAGAGAATTTGGCTATTTACTATTTGCTGGAACGCTTTCTTCTGAGGGTTCAGTTTTTGTctccttcatttttctctttcttttaagCTTCGTACGTCTTACAGAACAACATGATTATGCCTATGATCTGATTTCGAATTTGGCTAGAAATTAGGGGGAAAACTGCGAGGAGAAAATTGTTATTTAGtcgttcaattttttttttgagtaaTGATTGTCAGAGTTTGTTTTTTAAGTTGATTATTTATGATACCGAGGCGGTTGAAGTCCGTGGAGGATTGATTATTTGTTGTTGTAGCAAAAACTGGATCGCATGAATTATGAGATGCGGGTTTATTGTGCGCAGGTAGGAGCGCCTCCGGCGATTTCACATTTGTTAGAGGGAATCCGTCAAGAAAGCGACATTTGTAACCGTCACGCTGTAGCCACGTGCTTAGGCGTCGATCCTGAACTCGATGAATTCATGGTCActacttccttcttcttctccatgaacaatcaaaatctctctctctctttctcaattTCTCAGTGTTGTTTTcgttttgttaattttatggtttcttttttgttctcaGGAAACGTACTGCGATATGTTGGTGAAGTACAAATCAGATCTCAAGAGGCCTTTCGACGAAGCAACCACGTTCTTGAATAAGATCGAGCTGCAACTTAGTAACCTCTGCAATGGCGCCTTCTCCAGAAGCCTTTCCGGTCAGTATTGTATAATCATTACTTACATTTGATTAATCACTTTCCGTTTCGAATGGTACTGTTTTGTTTGGGTTTATTACGCTaattaagattaattaattatattttatcgTCGTTGCCTGTGTTGGTCTCGAAGAacgaagaaaataataataacaacaacaataataaaagattGGTAGATTACTGACCGCTGATTGAAAAACCTAAGATCTTAATAACCGATAACACAAAGGAACAGCAAAACCCTAGGAACTATATTGATCATCGGCCTGTGTCTTTGATTGCAACGCTTATCTACAGTCGCTGTTTTTGGATTACGACCTTGTTAATTGTTCGTTGAATGGTGATTCTTTATTGATTACATTGGAAATCTTCGAGTGCAATAATGAAGCTTCCAAACAGtgttttctaataatttagtgttttaattattacattttGCTTTGGTTTAATTGAAGTTGTTCATCTATCTTGtttgttgtgtttgtttctttttcctcgcttttcttatcctttttttaaaaaaattatttccgATTTTCATGTTATATGaccaaaaaatataaaaatggaatataacatcaaaatcaatccTGAAAGTGTGAACTTTTCTGTGTTTAAGATTCTGATTTTGACATTTCAGAGTTACCTTCGAAATAGGAATATGATTGGGCATATGATATTAGTTAATAATGTTTTTCCATATTTATCAACTGGTAGAAAATCCTCTCGTAAGGCTTTCAATTATATATGTATCTCATTTTTTCTGGACTCCTCCCTTTAACTAGTCctatctctctctatataATTATAGACAAAAGGGTACTTGTTTTTAATTCGTTGGTCCGAAATACAGGTTGCCTCAACCTATCCTGTCTTGTCTTTGAGTTCTTAAATGAGGTGTCTTAGTAAACACATCAATTCATTACCATATTgttaatgtattttatatcCATATATGCTATTTTATATCGTTGTGTAaatgcaactttttttttttttgttttttttgtttaatattgttattttctttaattttcgaTCCCAAATCCTATGGAAAACTTCAAGTTACTCCTATATATTTTGCCTTTCTGTGTTGCTTAGAGCCTTTAGTATTGAGAATAATTAGTGAATCATGCCAAATAttgcattaaaatttcatgaggaatgacaaaatcatatatttttgtctTCCAATATTTCAAAGAGAAATTGATATTGGTTTTGTATATACTTTAAGTAGTAGATAGAAGGTCAAGAAGCCATTGGTCCTACCCACATATATTTGTtctaacaataattttttcaattgatCACTgttgtagattttttttgggggaaaaAAGTAGTTTGGAATGTCATTAAGGAGATAAAAGATGTGAATAATTCTCACTCTAACAGCAAACATCATTGCATTAGTGTGTTAATCAATGAATGTGTCCGTATTATATGCTGAATCTTTCTTAAGATATATAATAGACATTATCTTAATGTGATTGTGATAGCTGTGATAATGTTTGTCgaagatattttattataatgtcAAATTTCAATGGAGCGTGAGTGGTTGATTTAAGATgtggaaaatttgaaaatgaaccTTGGGACTTTGTCAAGTGCTGCGGGCTACTGATAAAGTGAAGTTGCAGCAGTATCTTCTTGAAACTTTATTATTAGTTCATTTAAGTTCTGAATAATTTCAATCCCCAGGTAGGAGAAACCTCATTATTAAAGAACATCACTGACTTGCTTTGTGTTGTAATGCTCTCTAGTTTCTCTGACATGCAACTTATGAGAATGGGCATGGCAGGCTTTAAAGcttaaatatgataattaaaaaaatgagtgatcttaaaagaaaagcttGTAAATCAAAGATAATGGTTGGCAactattgtttttaatttactttggAAGTACAAATTAACTTTTCAGGTGTGATGTTatcttcattaaaaaaatagccTCGTGTTCGACTTGTCTTAGCACGAGAGCTTTAGTGAGTTCTTTATTTGCTTTCTCATATATATTCACTTATATAAAAGTCTCTTTGGACATGCGACCGTTGGCAGACTTCCATTTGGATTTCATAGGGCATATATTCACGTGCTCGAACGGTATTTTGCTGCCAAAATCTGGCTGGCTCATTTTTAGCAAGAACTTTGCATCTCGGACAACAAGGATTTGGTCCGATATATTAGGCTTATTTTCTTACTACATTATTGCactctctttggacttttaaTTTCTAAGGGAATTCCTTTGTATTACGTAGTCGTAATGCTTTTCCGTCCTCATCCAAACCATCATTGATAGATAGATTTGTCTCAAGAGAAAGCTAGGTCATAATTTTGATCAACGAAAGTGGGATTTGTTAGCAGAAATTATCCCAGAAAATTGAAACGGTATGACCGGTTGATGGTATTTAATGTCATCATCAACACatattgatttttgtttggatttccACTTCTAGTTCGAGATCCATAAAGGCGATGATCTAGCTGTGATCATCATATAAAATCACTAAGTTTCTTTCTGGACAGTGAGTACTGCATTATTTTGTCTGGAACCACCAGCTAATTAAAGATCACCTTTCTTTGTATgtataaaaaattgatgtaATGGCATGAGTAATCATTACATATTGGTTGCATATCTAGCTTACTTGTGATGTTGTGAGTTAGTTTTTATAGTGTTTTCTGCTGGTTACTGTGAAGCTTCACATAGATAGCAGTAATCGAATTATCTCTTCTCCGAACCCACTATTTGTGTACAGCAGGATTCCTTGCATATGAACTCTAATGTGTCCCAAGTTTTATAGACCTGGATCCGAGccttttgatgaagaagaattagATGGGTCTTTAAACCTAGGGTCTGTAAGCGCGAGTACTGGTGGGTACATACTTATATCTGCCATTAGGGAAGAACGAAGCTTTTTATTTCTCCCTTAGTTATTTTACTTGGTCTGCGGAGAAGGGTTTTAACAGGTCCTCAATATAATGGTCACGGCTTGTTTTGCTTGATCACCATTATCATTCAGGAGTAAGAAGCTTGAAAGGACAGCGTGCGGGGTAGAAAATAAGTTCTGGTAATGGCATGTCCCACGATGAATACTGAGAAAGTTAAGAAAGGGACAAAGAAATAAAGGGAAAAGTTTAGGGGAAAGCCCGGGTTGAGCGGGTGGTcgaggtttccacactgtCACATGTACTCCCGCAGTTTTCGCTGCGAAGGTGCTTTTGGTGCCCTCTCTCACCCCACGCAATTAGTCACTCCTAGCTGGTTAGTGGTTGTCACTTCTATCGACATGTACTCTGCCGTGTTCTTTGTGCAGATGACGTGTACGACACGTGTCTCTTTCTTGCTGGGTAGCTGAGGTTTACTGTACTCACCCTCACTCATATCCTTTGCTTTATCTTTTCCCCTTTTGGgtccctctttttctttcttacacTAAGATTGAAGTAGGTGCCTATCACCGACTTTTTACCTTTGTCTGAACAGAATCAGCTAACTAGGCAAGAGATGGGGTTGGATCAGAATAGTTCCTCGCTAACCAGGTGGGATTCTCATGTTCTTGCCAACAAAATAATCACACTCCCACGTCCggattattaattttttttttctttcaaacttctAAGTGTGACATTTGAAAGTCTTGGTCTGAAAAGGGTTGTCATTTAATTCACTATCAACTAACAACTACCATGTGCTTTGTTCCTGGCTGTGTGACTGGGCATTACCCGGTAGTAAGGATATGGGTAAAGGGTCACTTTCTAGCTAAAGGGAACTGCACCAGGTCGTGTGGTGGGGTCATTGTATTACTGCTCATGGGATTATCATCGAGTGAGGGAGGAGATTTTTAATACAAACCTCGAGACTCTCGTGGGTCATTCCAGAAAGTGAATTTATGTGGCCGTTCAGTCTTGTCTATTCTGACTGTGAGTTCCTCACGCACCCATCTCCCCCCTCTGACAAATGACTTAACCAGACACTGCTGAAACGCACCTTGgcttctcttttccttcttccccTTTTGCAGTTGGCAGTCAAATCCTTGTTTTACCTTTGAATGCCTTTCTCTGTGGGGTCCTCTTCATCATGTCCTGCCCTTTCAATGTCAATCTGCCCTTCTTACTAAGATGTTgaatcttattattattattttttattgcatTTGGTTATATACAGTATCTGAATTATTACTGCCaagtaagaatatttttactGTAACGTGAATAATAGATGAAGGAGCTGCCTCGTCGGATGAAGAGTTGAGTGGAGGAGAGATGGAAGCTGTGGAGGCGGAGACTCAAACCAAAGGCGAGAAAAGGGATCTCAAGGATAAGCTATTACGTAGATTTGGCAGTCATATTAGTAGCTTAAAATTGGagttctcaaagaagaagaaaaaaggaaaattaccAAAAGAAGCCAGGCAAACCCTCCTTGAATGGTGGAATGTTCACTATAAATGGCCATATCCTACGGTATGTTTGCTTATAAcctttcttaaattttcttgaTGCATTACCACAGTTCATCATGCCATACTCACGTACTATTTCCAATATAAATTGTGTGTTAAACTATTAGTTTATTTCaacttatttaattaaatatcaaaatcaacaCAGCTCATTATTAATTGCCATTAGATGTTGGAGTTCAAATTTCCACCCAAAATgctttttttaaacttaaataaagAGGTTtggattaaatattaaattcccACATCATGGAGagatatattcaaatattgcTTCAAGTTTGAGGGCCATAATCCACTGCTTTTAATCATACAGGAAGCCGATAAGGTTGCACTGGCAGAGAGAACAGGGCTTGACCAGAAGCAAATTAACAATTGGTTCATAAATCAGCGGAAACGCCACTGGAAGCCATCAGAGAATATGCAGTTGGAAGGAATGGATGAGCTTTCTTCAGGTAGATTCTTCAGAGAGGACTGAAACACACTTTAAATGATCTCAATATGTATATTCCCAATGCTGTTTGAGCTCTTGTTTGCTTTCCCTTCCATGTATATctaatctatatatatatatatatattcatatggCTAAGAATTTGGACACTGAAATTATTGCTTGTGTAACCAACAAAGAGAATAAATTCCAGTTTCTGGCATGCCTActcttcaaatttctaagAACAAGAAGTTTACAGTTATCCTAAATGTGCAGAGACAGTTAGAAGCTGAAAATTTCCTCGCATTATTAGATTACATGGACTCAAGTCTCTATGTTCTCTGCAAGAACAAAGCTTGGACCTTACACCATACAAATAGCACTTGCCTAACTCTCTGTCTCTGGAGTGTAACTCACAAAGACATAGTCCCTCAGGTCAGATCGGAATGTCGTGTTATGAGAAGTGTGACGGTCTAGGACTTGGGAGTATGACACAATTGGCAAAAACTATGGCTAAGCTATGCCTGTAATTAGGTTTATATACAAGGTCTGGCATCATTTCACAGGAACAACACTCATCTAGGATCGATGATGCTTTGAGTCATGCTAGTTTGTGAATTTTTCGAGTTGGAGTAGAGATTGGGATTGGATGAGTCTGAtgaattgtgtttttttatgtCTCCGCTTGAAGGATGAAGATATGGAGGCTGTTTTGGCTGGGGAATCTCATAGTTTCCATTAAGCATTTTCACAACCATTGACATGGATGGCCTTAAGTCAGCAAAGGCTTGCACACAAACTAGACCTATTTGAAGCAACCACGACGCTTGGTCTCGTGGATAATCGCCTCCAAGGATAGGATCGACAGCTGCATATAGCCTTCCCTCTCCATAAAAATTCCATACCTTGAGAAGCAATGAGGATCAGTGTCGGTTTAGctgtaaattagagaagaatACTTTGATGTAATGGAGAAAAGGTTTACCCTTTGTAAGATGGAGGTTGAATCTTGATAGAAGTGACCATTCCTTCTTCCTGTGATAACTTCAATGGCAAAAACTCCGAAACTGTAAACATCGGCCTTTTCAGACAACTTGCCACGTACTACATACTCCGGAGCCATGTAACCTCTGCAAGTACAAAGCTTGTCAATAGTCTGATGCTTTTAATGTTCGAAGACGAGCTGAAAAGCTAATattttcatgaaacttaaaatgTTTGTATTGTAGATGCATGGGTTGAAGCATAATGACAAACTTGTTAAGATTAATCCAATGCATTACACACGGCTTTCCACAATAATCAGACCCAGATTTGTCACTTCTAATGTAACACAGTTCAGATATCTTCTTGATAGACTTCACACAGAATGAATTCCGAAGCATAATATAACGGCcaaagcctaccgctagtagatattgtcctttttaggcttttcctttcgggtttcccctcaagatttttaaaacgcgtctgctagggagaagttttcacacccttataaatgtttcgttctcctccccaactgatgtcggatctcacaatccaccctcctttggggccaatgtccttgttggcaatcgacgtgggacccgCCAATCCtttagatcccacattggttgggaaggagaacgaaaaattgtttataagggtgtggaaacctctattTAGCAGACGcgatttaaaaatcttaagggaaaactcaaagaaaacaatatctattagcactgagcttggacggttacacaAGACATGTTTCATCTAAATTTCTTCGTATCAGTAATCTTGCTCTATACGCATTCGAAATGGCATCAAAAGGTTCTTAAATAATGAGTACCAAATGGTACTCTGAAAACTtacagtgtgccagcaattGCAGTGCTAATGTGTGTCTTATCTTCAGGAAGCATTCTAGCAAGTCCAAAATCAGCAATCTTTGGAGTGAAATCATTGTCCAGTAGAATATTGCTTAATTTTATGTCCCGATGAATGATTTTCAAATCTGACTCCTCATGAAGATAAGCCAACCCTTCAGCTGTGCCCAACACAATCTTAAACCTGGATGCCCAACTCAGTGGCTGCACGTTCTTGTTACCTTATAAACACATGGAAACAGAGAGATTTAGCTAAAAATCCTTTAAGCATATATAGCAATTCATAGGTGAAATTATTACCAAAAAGGTAATCGTGCAGGCTTTGATTTGGCACATATTCATAAACAAGGAGGCTTTCAGGACCAGTAATACTGCATCCCAACAGCCCGACAAGATTTTTGTGTCGGATGCCACTTATCAAGTTTACTTCATTGAAGAAATGATCCACCCATTGTCTCGTGTTGAAGAACAGCCTCTTGATTGCTACGACTCGACCATCTGACAGAGTTCCCTGATTAACATAAGAAACGTTagaatgtaacagcccaagcccaccgcccaccactaacagatattgtcttctttgggtttcccctcaaggtttttaaaacgtgtctgctaaggagaggtttccacgcccttataaagaatgcttcgttctcctccgcaactaatgtgggatcttgcACAGAATCATACCTTATAAACTGAACCAGAGCCTCCTTGTCCAAGTTTATTGGATTGGTCGAAGTAATTAGTGGCCCTCTCAAGGGTCTCGTATGAAAAATTAAGCTTGGACTTGTTAACAAGAGCCACAAGAGGACCAAGTTGCTTCTTCTCTGAAACAAAAAGACATTGTAATGAGTTGAACAATTTATAGACGATTGAAAGAAGACATTACCATTGCCACAGAATAAAAAGCACATACCTCTGCGTTTCCTCACTACTTTCCTTCTGGCACAGAAAACAGCCGTTGCAAAAATCAATGCAGCAGCCACAGCAGCCGATACCGAAGCCAAAATTATCGCTAGACGACTCCTTCCTGTAAAAAGTTACCATATGAACCATTTGCCACCATATCCCAGGATAACAGTTGATATCTTTACCAAACTAAGTGAAGCAATTGTAAGACAGTGCTAGGTGCCTAAAACAACAAGCAACTATGCAGACCATAATTTCGATGAATCGcattgtaacagcctaagctcaccgctaacaaatattgtccactttggctcgttacgtatcgccgctagcctcaaggtttttaaaccgcgtctgctagggagaggtttccacacccttacaaggaatgcttcgttcccctctccaaccgatgttggatctcacaatccaccctccttgggggccagtaTTCTTGCTGGgtccagtgtctagctttgataccatttgtaacaactcaaacccaccgctaacagatattgtccactttggcccattacatttcgccgtcagtctcacggtttttaaacgtgtctactaaaaaaaggtttccacaccctcacggttttaaaaccgtgaggctgatggcgatacgtaacgggccaaagcagacaatatctgttagtggtgggtttgggctgttacatgcTTGGTTTAACGGTATCGCTTTACGAACCCGATTCAAGTAAGCTGTTGTAGGCACCTTAGAAAGCTCTAGTCGAACGATCGCATTCACGAGTCATGATTTAGATTTTCACTAGGACTCTTTTGAGCTTACCAAGTTTTGTAGGGCCATTCAAGCTACAAACTCAAACACTAAGTTAAAACTCTCCACAAATTCTCTACCTCTCTCTCCACAATGTTCTAAACAGCTACTCAACTCAAGAACAATAGAAAAAGCAGGGCATCAAAGAAATAAGAAGTAACCAAGTGAAGAGGCAAATCATCAAACAATACATCTGCAAGTAAACAAGACCAAACTCACCATTTCCTCCAGTGGCGGTCGCCGTGCTGTTGAAATAGAATCGTTCAGTTGAATATCTGAAGAAACAGCCAGAATTCAGCACCCTTCCATCGGCTTTTGGAGGACAGGTAGCAATTTCCTTAGCTGCATCAGCCAAACACTTCGAGCAAGAATCCCCTCTCACAAATTTCCAACACTGAGCCAATCCATAAACCGAGACATTCCTAAAATCCACCATTCCTACAGCAAATCCATCGTTCTTGGGCGCTACAACACTCAAATTCCTCGCTAATTTCATAGCGTTATCACTAAAAATGGTCCTATTCCCTCTATAATCCACCTTCCCACATACAGGTCTATCCACAGCACTCAAAGATTCAttgaagaaattataataatcatACCTAACATAGCATCCATCATAGAACAGTCTACCTCCGCGAGTAGCAAGCTGAAAGGGAAGACACCGCAGGATCTGAGTTTTCATCTGCGCAAAACAGAGATCGCAGTCCGATTGAGTAAGATCATTCATACACTGACCAAACGCATAAACCGTCGTATTTCCAGTCCCGTTCACAACGTTTGCAAATCGCTGTGAAGCAATAAGAGGAGTAACCGCATCCATCGTCGCCAAGAAATTCGCCACGAAGGTAGATCGCTCCAGCGGCGAAGCGGTGTTGTTCGAACATATGAGAGCCACCTCAGTGGCTCTCGGATCAGCCACAGACTCAATTACAAAACGAAACAAGAGAATCAAAAGAAATCGGATCAAGAAGGAGAAATCGTGAGGTTTCATTTTGATGATTAGAACAAAATCAGAGAAAGAAATCGGAATCGTAAGGATTTACAAACGGAAGCGAAGCCATTGAAAGGGATTATGTATGGGAAGGAAGTTGCAGATGCGGCTTCCATTGTTGACTTTGCGGACTGTAAGAGACGACTAAGACGCGTACTCGCCGGAACATAttgcaaacaaaaaattaattacacttcataattaaattccGCGGCAGTTTTATACAGACATTTTTTGTATGCGACAATTTTCGtgttatttataataataaaaattaaaataatatatcattaaattgtgttaaatactaaataaaataagtatgtaatttttatttttcgtccTAAATTGGATTCCTTATTGTCCACCGTAGATCGACCCAGAAACGACAAATAGCAGAATATGTGGATTCTCGAAAGAAGTTTCCAGTTTGGTTAAGAGACGTGATTGAGACATCCGACATGCAACCATAAACAACACCCTTTGGataagcatgaccgtgacactatGCAAGGTCGATGCTTGCATATGCACGAGACTACTGTGCACCATCGACTTGGACGTTTTTTCAATATGAGGGCTCACGTATAATATTTAGAATGAGTTAATTGAAGCATCGGGTCATTTGATTGAGAGggtatattttataatactaAAAATCATATACGTTG is drawn from Cucurbita pepo subsp. pepo cultivar mu-cu-16 chromosome LG09, ASM280686v2, whole genome shotgun sequence and contains these coding sequences:
- the LOC111802380 gene encoding homeobox protein knotted-1-like 6 isoform X2, which produces MEEMYGLQSTAEYSDKALMSPENLILPPDYQSLLVSSGEFRDRIPVFGSNELLSAAASVISEAEAASITMEIQCEEDMVNVIKAKISSHPTYPRLLDAYIDCQKVGAPPAISHLLEGIRQESDICNRHAVATCLGVDPELDEFMETYCDMLVKYKSDLKRPFDEATTFLNKIELQLSNLCNGAFSRSLSDEGAASSDEELSGGEMEAVEAETQTKGEKRDLKDKLLRRFGSHISSLKLEFSKKKKKGKLPKEARQTLLEWWNVHYKWPYPTEADKVALAERTGLDQKQINNWFINQRKRHWKPSENMQLEGMDELSSETVRS
- the LOC111802380 gene encoding homeobox protein knotted-1-like 6 isoform X1, with amino-acid sequence MEEMYGLQSTAEYSDKALMSPENLILPPDYQSLLVSSGEFRDRIPVFGSNELLSAAASVISEAEAASITMEIQCEEDMVNVIKAKISSHPTYPRLLDAYIDCQKVGAPPAISHLLEGIRQESDICNRHAVATCLGVDPELDEFMETYCDMLVKYKSDLKRPFDEATTFLNKIELQLSNLCNGAFSRSLSDEGAASSDEELSGGEMEAVEAETQTKGEKRDLKDKLLRRFGSHISSLKLEFSKKKKKGKLPKEARQTLLEWWNVHYKWPYPTEADKVALAERTGLDQKQINNWFINQRKRHWKPSENMQLEGMDELSSGRFFRED
- the LOC111802378 gene encoding cysteine-rich receptor-like protein kinase 3, whose amino-acid sequence is MKPHDFSFLIRFLLILLFRFVIESVADPRATEVALICSNNTASPLERSTFVANFLATMDAVTPLIASQRFANVVNGTGNTTVYAFGQCMNDLTQSDCDLCFAQMKTQILRCLPFQLATRGGRLFYDGCYVRYDYYNFFNESLSAVDRPVCGKVDYRGNRTIFSDNAMKLARNLSVVAPKNDGFAVGMVDFRNVSVYGLAQCWKFVRGDSCSKCLADAAKEIATCPPKADGRVLNSGCFFRYSTERFYFNSTATATGGNGRSRLAIILASVSAAVAAALIFATAVFCARRKVVRKRREKKQLGPLVALVNKSKLNFSYETLERATNYFDQSNKLGQGGSGSVYKGTLSDGRVVAIKRLFFNTRQWVDHFFNEVNLISGIRHKNLVGLLGCSITGPESLLVYEYVPNQSLHDYLFGNKNVQPLSWASRFKIVLGTAEGLAYLHEESDLKIIHRDIKLSNILLDNDFTPKIADFGLARMLPEDKTHISTAIAGTLGYMAPEYVVRGKLSEKADVYSFGVFAIEVITGRRNGHFYQDSTSILQRVWNFYGEGRLYAAVDPILGGDYPRDQASWLLQIGLVCVQAFADLRPSMSMVVKMLNGNYEIPQPKQPPYLHPSSGDIKKHNSSDSSNPNLYSNSKNSQTSMTQSIIDPR